The sequence GCGATTTTAATCATGCTCATGCACTATGTGACTGTATGTAAAAAAATTGGGGTTAACTTCTTGATGAATCCATTAAAGCCTGTAAAAGCATAGGGTAACTATTTTTTTCTCCATCAATTATTTGATATGATGAAATAGGGACCAAAGGTTGTGGTTCACGCAGGAGTTGTCATAGGATGCGACGTTCTTAGCCTGTGTTCTATGTGGTTAAGATAACGTTCAAAAGGAGCAGTTTACTATGGAAAATGTTAAATATTGCAAAGAGTCTCTAGCGGTGAAAACAAGTCTTGTGCTACCACCTGATACGAATTCATTTGGAACGATGTTTGGTGGCAAGCTAATGGCTTATATTGACGATATAGCAGCGATTGCGGCAATGAGACATGCAAGAAAATTAGTCGTAACGGCTTCTAGTGATTCGGTTGACTTTCTGTCGCCTATTAAAGAGGGACATTCAGTATCGCTCGAAGCCTTCGTAACCTCAACAGGTCGGACATCGATGGAGGTATTTGTAAAAGTGGTTGGTGAGGATATGCCATCAGGTGAACGTAAAGTCTGTGCGATTTCTTTTCTCACGTTTGTCGCGCTTGATGAAAATGGCCGACCAACAAAAGTACCTGGAGTGATACCGGAAACAGAAGAGGAAATTTACTTACATGAAACAGCTAACGAAAGGCAAGAAATTCGCAATAAACGCAGAAAAATCAGTGAAGAAAAAGCGAGGAGATTCGGTACGAAACTCCCAGGTTAAGGTTGCCTGGCACCTCCCTGAAAATGGGGGTGCCATAGCCTCCTATTTATCCTTTGATGTATTTAAGACTTGCGATTGGTTTTTTAATAGATCGCGGATTTCAGTTAATAATTCTTCTGTTTTGTTTGCTTCAATTTCCACTAATTCTTCTAATTCCTCTTCCTTTTTCCTCTTAAAACGGGATAAGAAGCGAATAAATAGAAAAATAGAGAAAGAAATAATGAGGAAGTCAACGACGGTTTGAAGAAAAGCACCATATTTTATATTAGCTTCTCCTACTTTATGGGATAATCCTGAGAAGTCTACCCCGCCAAGAAGTAACCCAACAAGAGGCATAATTAAATCATTTACAAGTGATGTGACAATTTTTCCAAATGCCCCGCCAATCACAACCCCTACCGCTAAGTCAATAACATTTCCCTTCATCGCAAATTTTTTGAATTCAGACAACATAAATGTACAGCTCCTTAATCAATATATGAAGGCAAAATAAAATCCTGCAAGGCTACTATTCCCGGCAGGTCTATTTTTAATCAAACATTAATTTCTTATACAACTTCTTAAACTCTTAATATTTAATTGTAAATGAGTGAAAATCCTCGCTTTTTTCACCTTCCGTGATGTTCATTTCCTCAATCTTAGAAAATGGATTACCTATCCGAAGGTCTTCAATAAATGGTTCAAGTTGGTCGTTCGTACCAATCGCCAAAATTTCAACTGATCCATCTGGTAAATTTTTTGCCCACCCGGTTACTCCATATTGAACTGCCTTCATTTGTGAAAAGTATCGATAGCCTACGCCCTGTACTTTTCCAGATACAATTATATGCAACTGGATCATTCCATACCCTCCGGTCAACCTAATTCACTCTAAATTATTCTTCATTATATCGTCCCATAAATTCGCTTGTGATGCAATATACAATCTATATTTTTCATGATTTATTTTGCTCACTATTTTTGACTGGGCTATATTAACCGGAATTCTGTAATGGACAAATCTATGCTATATTTATGGTTAAGGTTGATTGAAAGGATGTTTATTCAATGAAAAAAAGTGTAGTATTAGCCGAGAAACCTTCTGTGGCCCGGGATATTGCCAGAGTATTAAATTGTCATAAAAAAGGCAATGGGTTTATTGAAGGGGATCGATATGTTGTTACTTGGGCCTTAGGGCATTTAGTAACCCTTGCTGACCCTGAAGCCTATGACGATAAATATAAAACATGGAAAATAGAAGACTTGCCGATGATGCCGAAAGAATTGAAACTTGTCGTGATAAAAAAAACAAGTAAACAGTTTCATGCGGTTAAAAGCCAATTAAATCGCTCGGATGTAGGTGAAATCATCATTGCAACTGATAGTGCTCGTGAAGGAGAATTAGTAGCGCGTTGGATCATTGCAAAAGCAAAAGTAAATAAACCAATCAAGCGCCTTTGGATCTCCTCGGTAACGGATAAAGCAATTAAAGAGGGTTTCCAAAAGTTAAGAAACGGAAAAGACTATGAAAATTTATATCATTCAGCTGTCGCTCGTTCTGAGGCAGACTGGTATGTTGGATTAAATGCGACAAGAGCCCTGACTTGTAAATTTAATGCCCAACTATCCTGTGGACGTGTTCAAACTCCAACTTTGGCGATGATTGCCAAAAGAGAGGAAGAGATAAGAAACTTTAAACCGAAAACGTATTACGGAATTAAAGCACAAACAGACCGTAATCTCACTCTTACGTGGCAAGATTCAAAAACAAATGATGTGAAGACTTTTTCAAAAGAAAAGGCCGAAGTCATTATTGATAAAGTAAATAAAAAGCAGGCAAAAATAATCGAGATAGATAAAAAACAAAAGAAAAGCTATGCGCCACAGCTTTATGACTTAACCGAATTGCAGCGTGAGGCCAACAAAGTGTTTGGCTACTCTGCCAAGGAAACTCTTTCAATCATGCAAAAATTGTATGAACAACATAAAGTCTTAACCTACCCGCGAACGGACTCTAGGTATTTATCCAGTGATATTGTGGAAACCATTAAAGACCGTCTAAAGGCTTGCGCAGCAGGTCCCTATAAGATGCTTGCACATAAGGTTTTGCAAAAAACAATTAAAGCCAATAAAGCTTTTGTAGACGATAGTAAAGTTTCAGACCATCATGCCATCATCCCGACGGAGGAAACCGTGTTTTTGGCTAAATTAACGGATAAAGAAAGAAAAATTTATGATTTAGTCGTTAAACGGTTTTTAGCGGTATTATATCCACCTTTCGAATATGAACAAACAACGATTAAGGCCGATATTGCAGGTGAAACCTTTATTGCCAAAGGAAAAACAGTACTTTCTTCTGGTTGGAAAGAGGTCTATGAAAACCGTTATGAAGATGAGGATGGAGCCGATGAATTAGCTGAACAATTACTTCCACGAATTGAAAAAGGGGATCAATTAACAGTCACCTCACTTTCACAAACAAAAGGAGAAACAAATCCGCCGGCAAGATTTAATGAAGGAACATTATTATCAGCAATGGAAAATCCGTCTAGATTCATGGAAGGTGAAAGTAAAGAGCTGGCAAAAACGCTCCACCAAACTGGTGGATTAGGGACCGTCGCGACTCGAGCAGACATTATTGATAAACTATTTAATACGTTCCTTATAGAAAAGAAGGGCAAAGATATTTATCTTACCTCAAAAGGTAAACAGCTGCTTGACTTAGCTCCTGAAGATCTAAAGTCCCCAGCACTAACCGCACAATGGGAACAAAAGCTAGAAGCCATAGCAAAAGGGAAGTTAAATAAAAATATCTTTATTAATGATATGAAAAGCTACGCCAAGACCATTGTAGTCGAAATTAAAAATAGTACAAAAAAATATAAACATGACAATATAACAGGAACAAAATGTCAAGAGTGCGGCAAGCCAATGCTGGAGGTAAATGGAAAGAAGGGAAAAATGCTTGTTTGTCAAGACAGGGAATGTGGACATCGCAAAAACATTTCCCGTGTCACGAATGCTCGCTGTCCAAAATGTAAGAAAAAGCTTGAACTTCGCGGGCAGGGAGAAGGTCAAATATTTGCTTGTCAATGTGGATTCCGTGAAAAACTTTCTACCTTTAATGATAGAAAGAAAAAGCAACAGAATACGAAGGTATCCAAAACAGACGTGGCTAAATATATGAAACAGCAAAATAAGCAAGAAGAACCGATAAATACAGCTTTGGCTGATGCATTAAAGAAGTTAAATCTGAAATAGTAACATTCAATGAAGCATTTTTCATATATGTGTAAGGCTAGAAATAACCTTAAGCCAAAAAAGGGGCAGTCTCATAGTAGACTGTCCCTTCATA is a genomic window of Niallia sp. XMNu-256 containing:
- a CDS encoding acyl-CoA thioesterase, with translation MENVKYCKESLAVKTSLVLPPDTNSFGTMFGGKLMAYIDDIAAIAAMRHARKLVVTASSDSVDFLSPIKEGHSVSLEAFVTSTGRTSMEVFVKVVGEDMPSGERKVCAISFLTFVALDENGRPTKVPGVIPETEEEIYLHETANERQEIRNKRRKISEEKARRFGTKLPG
- the mscL gene encoding large conductance mechanosensitive channel protein MscL yields the protein MLSEFKKFAMKGNVIDLAVGVVIGGAFGKIVTSLVNDLIMPLVGLLLGGVDFSGLSHKVGEANIKYGAFLQTVVDFLIISFSIFLFIRFLSRFKRKKEEELEELVEIEANKTEELLTEIRDLLKNQSQVLNTSKDK
- a CDS encoding acylphosphatase gives rise to the protein MIQLHIIVSGKVQGVGYRYFSQMKAVQYGVTGWAKNLPDGSVEILAIGTNDQLEPFIEDLRIGNPFSKIEEMNITEGEKSEDFHSFTIKY
- a CDS encoding DNA topoisomerase III; the protein is MKKSVVLAEKPSVARDIARVLNCHKKGNGFIEGDRYVVTWALGHLVTLADPEAYDDKYKTWKIEDLPMMPKELKLVVIKKTSKQFHAVKSQLNRSDVGEIIIATDSAREGELVARWIIAKAKVNKPIKRLWISSVTDKAIKEGFQKLRNGKDYENLYHSAVARSEADWYVGLNATRALTCKFNAQLSCGRVQTPTLAMIAKREEEIRNFKPKTYYGIKAQTDRNLTLTWQDSKTNDVKTFSKEKAEVIIDKVNKKQAKIIEIDKKQKKSYAPQLYDLTELQREANKVFGYSAKETLSIMQKLYEQHKVLTYPRTDSRYLSSDIVETIKDRLKACAAGPYKMLAHKVLQKTIKANKAFVDDSKVSDHHAIIPTEETVFLAKLTDKERKIYDLVVKRFLAVLYPPFEYEQTTIKADIAGETFIAKGKTVLSSGWKEVYENRYEDEDGADELAEQLLPRIEKGDQLTVTSLSQTKGETNPPARFNEGTLLSAMENPSRFMEGESKELAKTLHQTGGLGTVATRADIIDKLFNTFLIEKKGKDIYLTSKGKQLLDLAPEDLKSPALTAQWEQKLEAIAKGKLNKNIFINDMKSYAKTIVVEIKNSTKKYKHDNITGTKCQECGKPMLEVNGKKGKMLVCQDRECGHRKNISRVTNARCPKCKKKLELRGQGEGQIFACQCGFREKLSTFNDRKKKQQNTKVSKTDVAKYMKQQNKQEEPINTALADALKKLNLK